Part of the Flavobacterium alkalisoli genome is shown below.
TTCGGTTTCCTCACAGTGAGCAATAAACAGTTTACTGTCCTTATCGGCAGTTTCTATAAAATCGTTAAGTGAAACCGCTTCGTTAAGCTTTGGCATATAAAACTGCACCGACTGCTTCATGGCACTATGCAGTATTTTTTCAAACCTGTCGGTCTTAACGTTTGTACGTTCGCTGTGTTCACAAATAATAGGGGTAATTTCATGTATGCCTATTTCGGTAGCTTTTTCTAAAAACCATTCATAACGGTCGTTCATTTTAGTAGGCGCCACTGCCAGGTGCAGGTAATAGGGCATAGGTTCAAAAAACTCCTTTTTGGTTATCTTAACCTCACATTTCTTATCGTTTGCAAAAGTAATTTCCGAAA
Proteins encoded:
- a CDS encoding 16S rRNA (uracil(1498)-N(3))-methyltransferase, which encodes MQLFYNPQLKAEESTFTFDKDESRHIVKVLRKKEGDTINITNGEGLLFISEITFANDKKCEVKITKKEFFEPMPYYLHLAVAPTKMNDRYEWFLEKATEIGIHEITPIICEHSERTNVKTDRFEKILHSAMKQSVQFYMPKLNEAVSLNDFIETADKDSKLFIAHCEETEKKLLKNEVTPKEKITILIGPEGDFSPKEIQLALSRGFVPVSLGNTRLRTETAAVVAAHSVAFVNE